A stretch of Imperialibacter roseus DNA encodes these proteins:
- a CDS encoding RsmE family RNA methyltransferase, producing MHIFYHPQKSSVNDIVTLDREESQHCLKVLRHKKGDQVYFTNGMGERFLCRIVNDQPGVAQLEVLSVESFSRPYHIHIAIAPTKQPDRIEWFLEKVCELGVDEITFVECEHSVRTKLKLERAEKITISALKQSKNFIKAKLNGLVKLDELIQTAQEGRQNFVAIADQPIENYLIAKVKKHSSYLILIGPEGDFSAAEIDQAISKGFLTVSLGESVLRTETAGIVACHLLHVANQIATP from the coding sequence ATGCACATTTTCTATCATCCTCAAAAATCCTCCGTCAACGACATCGTTACACTCGACAGGGAAGAGTCGCAACATTGCCTGAAAGTACTAAGGCACAAGAAAGGCGACCAGGTTTATTTCACCAACGGAATGGGTGAGCGCTTTCTATGCCGAATTGTCAACGATCAACCGGGAGTTGCTCAACTGGAGGTATTGAGTGTGGAAAGTTTTTCCAGGCCTTATCACATTCACATTGCCATTGCACCAACAAAGCAGCCCGACAGAATTGAATGGTTTCTGGAAAAAGTGTGCGAGCTGGGTGTGGATGAAATCACATTTGTTGAATGCGAGCATTCGGTGCGAACCAAACTGAAGCTGGAAAGAGCAGAGAAAATCACCATCAGCGCATTGAAGCAATCTAAGAACTTCATTAAAGCAAAACTGAACGGTTTGGTTAAACTGGATGAATTAATACAAACAGCTCAAGAGGGAAGGCAAAACTTTGTAGCTATTGCCGACCAGCCCATAGAAAACTACCTGATAGCAAAAGTGAAGAAGCATTCCTCCTACTTGATATTGATCGGCCCCGAGGGAGACTTCTCAGCTGCCGAAATAGACCAGGCTATTTCCAAAGGCTTTTTGACTGTGAGCCTGGGAGAGTCAGTACTGAGAACTGAAACAGCTGGCATTGTGGCATGTCACTTATTGCATGTTGCCAACCAAATAGCAACCCCTTGA
- a CDS encoding outer membrane beta-barrel protein, whose amino-acid sequence MNTFTKLLFRGVFATIFTLSLSVSAFAQEEEEDDAPLSISGSIDTYVRTAPGYEGAAPGTSFANGNGFSMGMLDLIVSKEVGKVGFVGNVVFGPRGQEAAFGAPTGLQFVNQLYGYWNVSDKVKLTMGAFNTYLGYEVISPTANFNYTTSYMFSWGPFNQAGLKADFALSDNFSLMLAVMNPTDVLETNTFGNHLTAGLQLGYSGDFGSIYLNSRYGDYSGKLFQGDITAGFDISDAFFLGVNATVLEDDGAGFSGVALYPQIGVSDNFSIGVRGEYFAVKGAYLGGIGAGPIGYDTNGDGSVIDLTLSGNISVGKLTFIPEVRIDATSEDTYVNKDGEAGKSLPSLLFAAIYSF is encoded by the coding sequence ATGAACACTTTTACAAAATTACTATTCCGTGGCGTATTCGCTACCATTTTTACACTATCATTATCTGTGAGCGCTTTTGCTCAGGAAGAAGAGGAAGACGATGCTCCACTTTCAATTTCCGGTTCAATCGACACTTATGTAAGAACAGCGCCAGGTTATGAAGGTGCTGCCCCAGGTACTTCATTCGCCAATGGCAACGGCTTTTCAATGGGTATGCTTGATTTGATCGTTTCTAAGGAAGTTGGAAAGGTAGGATTTGTAGGTAACGTTGTTTTCGGCCCACGTGGTCAGGAAGCAGCCTTTGGTGCCCCAACCGGCTTACAATTTGTCAATCAGCTTTACGGCTACTGGAATGTAAGTGACAAAGTGAAGCTGACAATGGGTGCCTTTAATACCTACCTTGGGTATGAAGTGATTTCTCCAACAGCGAACTTCAACTATACCACTTCTTACATGTTCTCATGGGGACCTTTCAACCAGGCTGGTTTGAAGGCAGATTTCGCCCTTTCTGATAATTTCAGCTTGATGCTAGCGGTAATGAACCCAACAGATGTTTTGGAAACTAACACTTTTGGGAATCACCTGACTGCTGGACTACAACTGGGTTACTCAGGTGACTTTGGAAGCATTTACTTGAATTCACGTTATGGTGACTACAGCGGAAAATTGTTCCAGGGTGATATTACGGCTGGTTTCGATATCTCAGATGCTTTCTTCCTTGGTGTGAACGCCACAGTACTTGAAGACGATGGCGCTGGATTCTCAGGTGTTGCGCTTTATCCTCAAATTGGTGTTTCAGATAATTTCTCTATCGGCGTTCGTGGCGAGTATTTCGCAGTTAAAGGTGCTTACCTTGGCGGAATTGGTGCTGGCCCTATCGGTTACGATACTAATGGAGACGGTAGTGTTATCGATTTGACGCTTAGCGGAAACATTTCAGTAGGTAAACTGACTTTCATTCCTGAAGTTCGTATTGATGCTACTTCAGAAGACACTTATGTAAACAAAGACGGTGAAGCAGGCAAGTCATTGCCTTCGCTACTATTTGCAGCAATCTATTCTTTCTAA
- a CDS encoding ammonium transporter: MVVASETAAEVVDYSTQIADVLLTSNNIWMMLATALVFIMHLGFAGVETGFSQAKNTVNILFKNTITPIIGILTYAVCGFFLMYPGFDVPGWFAFDGAGWSMFWFSPADADVTTGYADGGYTYWTDFLFQAMFAATAATIVSGAVAERIKISTYLIFTVIYVGLVYPLIGSWKWGGGALDDMGFYDFAGSTLVHSVGGWGALAGIILLGPRIGKYVDGKVVDKPGASVPLAVIGVFMLWLGWFGFNGGSVLSADPGLVSFVLVTTSLAACTGGIGGFIGGYLLFKRLDIGMMLNGILAGLVGITAGADVINPGWALFVGLVAGIAVVYSVVLLDKLKLDDVVGAVSVHLVCGIWGTLAVGLFSTNPEHTFWIQLKGVVICGLAAFTAAFLIFFILKKTFGIRVSEEHEKSGLDSHEHGIRGYTIIYPD; this comes from the coding sequence ATGGTGGTTGCCTCTGAAACCGCAGCTGAAGTTGTGGATTACAGCACACAGATTGCTGATGTATTGTTAACATCCAACAACATTTGGATGATGCTGGCAACTGCATTGGTATTTATTATGCACCTTGGATTTGCCGGGGTAGAAACTGGGTTTTCTCAGGCAAAGAATACGGTCAACATCCTATTCAAAAACACAATCACACCTATTATAGGGATTCTTACCTATGCAGTGTGCGGATTCTTCCTTATGTACCCAGGATTTGACGTGCCTGGCTGGTTTGCTTTTGATGGAGCCGGCTGGTCAATGTTCTGGTTTTCTCCAGCAGACGCTGACGTGACAACAGGCTACGCAGATGGCGGCTACACCTACTGGACCGACTTCTTGTTTCAGGCCATGTTCGCTGCTACTGCTGCAACTATAGTATCTGGAGCCGTTGCAGAGCGTATCAAGATTTCGACTTATTTGATTTTCACTGTTATCTATGTGGGGCTTGTGTATCCATTAATCGGCTCATGGAAATGGGGCGGTGGTGCGCTTGACGACATGGGCTTTTATGACTTTGCTGGTTCTACACTTGTTCACTCTGTAGGTGGATGGGGAGCGTTGGCTGGTATTATACTTCTCGGGCCTCGTATTGGCAAGTATGTTGACGGCAAAGTGGTCGACAAGCCAGGTGCCAGTGTGCCTCTTGCAGTTATTGGTGTATTCATGTTGTGGCTGGGCTGGTTTGGTTTCAACGGCGGTTCTGTGTTGTCTGCTGATCCCGGACTGGTTTCATTCGTTCTGGTTACCACTTCATTGGCAGCTTGTACTGGCGGTATCGGTGGTTTCATCGGTGGCTACCTTCTGTTCAAGAGACTTGATATTGGTATGATGCTAAATGGTATCCTGGCTGGCCTTGTAGGCATCACGGCAGGTGCTGATGTGATTAACCCGGGTTGGGCACTCTTTGTAGGTCTTGTGGCTGGTATCGCTGTAGTGTACTCAGTTGTACTTCTTGACAAACTGAAACTGGATGACGTAGTGGGTGCAGTCTCTGTTCACCTTGTTTGCGGTATATGGGGCACACTTGCGGTGGGTCTGTTCTCTACAAATCCTGAGCACACTTTCTGGATTCAGCTTAAAGGAGTAGTTATCTGTGGTCTGGCTGCGTTTACTGCTGCCTTCCTGATCTTCTTCATTCTTAAGAAAACATTTGGTATCAGAGTATCTGAAGAGCATGAGAAGTCTGGTCTTGATAGCCATGAGCATGGTATCAGAGGTTACACTATCATCTATCCTGATTGA
- a CDS encoding glutamine synthetase beta-grasp domain-containing protein: MSKSKLEYIWLDGYKPTQSLRSKTKIVDGFSGKLEDAPMWSFDGSSTEQALGGSSDCLLKPVFVCPDPAIENGYLVMTEVLNADGTAHVTNGRATIDDSDDDFWFGFEQEYFLMDPETGKPVGFPAGGYPAPQGPYYCGVGGKNVFGREFKDEHLDLCLAAGLNVEGTNGEVAAGQWEWQIFAKGATQAGDEVWVARFLMERLSEKYGLYIEYHPKPLGQLDWNGSGMHANFSNTYLRTAGSREKVEKVCEAFRGVVKEHIAVYGAYNDQRLTGKHETASINDFSYGVSDRGASIRIPVYTATHGWSGYLEDRRPASNADPYKVAARIIKTVKTVK, translated from the coding sequence ATGTCAAAATCCAAACTAGAGTACATTTGGCTGGACGGATACAAGCCTACTCAAAGTTTAAGAAGTAAAACTAAAATCGTTGATGGTTTTAGCGGTAAGCTTGAGGACGCCCCGATGTGGTCATTTGATGGAAGTTCAACAGAGCAAGCTCTTGGCGGCTCCTCAGATTGTTTATTAAAACCTGTCTTCGTTTGTCCTGATCCTGCTATTGAAAATGGATACCTTGTGATGACCGAAGTTCTCAATGCCGATGGAACCGCTCATGTTACCAACGGCAGAGCAACGATTGATGATTCTGATGACGATTTCTGGTTCGGATTTGAGCAAGAGTATTTCCTTATGGATCCTGAAACTGGCAAGCCAGTTGGATTCCCTGCTGGAGGCTATCCTGCTCCACAGGGACCTTACTATTGTGGTGTAGGTGGCAAAAACGTCTTTGGTAGAGAGTTTAAGGACGAGCACCTTGATTTGTGTTTAGCCGCCGGTCTAAATGTTGAAGGAACCAATGGTGAAGTTGCTGCAGGTCAGTGGGAATGGCAAATTTTTGCCAAAGGAGCCACGCAGGCTGGAGATGAAGTGTGGGTTGCAAGATTTCTTATGGAAAGACTTTCTGAGAAGTATGGCTTGTACATTGAGTACCATCCTAAGCCACTTGGTCAGCTTGACTGGAATGGCTCAGGCATGCACGCAAACTTCTCTAATACCTACCTCAGAACCGCTGGCTCCAGAGAGAAGGTGGAGAAAGTTTGTGAGGCTTTCAGAGGTGTGGTGAAGGAGCATATTGCGGTATATGGTGCTTACAACGATCAGCGTTTGACAGGTAAGCATGAAACTGCTTCTATCAATGATTTCTCTTATGGTGTTTCTGATAGAGGTGCTTCCATTCGTATTCCGGTTTATACCGCAACTCATGGATGGAGTGGTTACCTGGAAGACAGAAGACCAGCGTCAAATGCAGATCCCTACAAAGTAGCAGCGAGAATTATCAAAACTGTTAAAACTGTGAAATAA
- a CDS encoding NIPSNAP family protein, with product MKISGIALVITFLVAFSSASFAQKSKREFYQLKVYTLASDTQEKMVDKYLKEAFIPALHRANIKSIGVFKTKLSETDTVRKVYVLIPFPSYDQFSALANTLSKDAQYQTAGSEYINAAYNQPPYARIESTLLQAFTGMPFMKTPNLTGPRSERIYELRSYESATEKIHLNKVEMFNDGEVTLFDRLGFNAVFYGEVISGSTMPNLMYMTTFDNKASRDEHWKAFSAAPEWDKLKTMPKYQNNVSKNVTKFLVPAEYSDY from the coding sequence ATGAAAATTTCAGGCATTGCATTAGTTATCACCTTTCTGGTGGCCTTTTCATCCGCTTCCTTCGCTCAGAAGTCGAAGAGGGAGTTTTACCAACTAAAAGTATATACCCTTGCTTCTGATACACAGGAGAAAATGGTTGACAAGTATTTAAAGGAAGCTTTTATCCCGGCGCTTCACAGGGCCAATATCAAGTCGATTGGCGTATTTAAAACCAAACTTAGCGAGACAGACACTGTTCGTAAGGTCTATGTGCTGATCCCATTTCCTTCATACGACCAATTCAGCGCCTTGGCCAATACGCTTTCGAAGGACGCACAATACCAAACGGCTGGAAGTGAATATATCAACGCTGCCTACAACCAGCCTCCGTACGCCAGGATTGAGAGCACCCTACTTCAGGCTTTTACCGGAATGCCCTTTATGAAAACACCGAACCTCACCGGCCCGAGAAGTGAACGAATATATGAGCTCAGGAGCTACGAATCGGCTACCGAAAAAATCCATCTAAACAAAGTAGAAATGTTTAATGATGGAGAGGTCACCCTTTTCGACAGGCTTGGATTCAATGCGGTATTCTATGGAGAAGTAATTTCTGGTTCTACCATGCCAAACCTGATGTACATGACCACCTTTGACAACAAAGCGAGCAGAGACGAGCACTGGAAGGCATTTTCGGCTGCTCCGGAGTGGGATAAGCTAAAAACGATGCCCAAGTATCAGAACAATGTTTCGAAGAATGTGACGAAGTTCCTGGTGCCTGCAGAATACTCTGACTATTGA
- a CDS encoding tetratricopeptide repeat protein, producing the protein MRNAGLLFLLAICLFACEDKEEAAFEAFENEDFEQSLVIFKELSSLDPQNWYHLYNIARSLEELGRYNEAITWYGKSLRYNEKANEILIARARCLLRTDYLDGAKTDLFRVLQRDEENFEANYLMGRVMMADNDPWSALSYYNKAIKKDDSDVTLFYHRAIVMGTVGNGYMALRDINHVISQKPDFNQAYFNRGILQMRAGKYAEAIEDFDRAEALAYAPADLYVRRADCKSSVGLNSAACTDYKIASDMDPKHYKKVFLEMCAVSSN; encoded by the coding sequence ATGAGAAACGCTGGCCTTCTTTTTCTACTGGCTATCTGCCTTTTTGCTTGCGAAGACAAGGAGGAGGCAGCGTTTGAAGCGTTTGAAAACGAAGATTTTGAACAATCTTTGGTAATTTTTAAAGAATTGTCAAGCCTTGATCCGCAAAACTGGTATCACCTCTACAACATTGCCCGAAGCCTTGAGGAACTGGGCAGGTACAATGAGGCTATTACCTGGTATGGGAAGTCGCTGAGATACAATGAAAAGGCCAATGAGATTTTGATAGCCAGGGCAAGGTGCCTGTTGAGAACAGACTATTTGGACGGAGCAAAAACCGACCTTTTTCGGGTGTTGCAGAGAGACGAGGAGAATTTTGAAGCAAATTATCTGATGGGGCGTGTGATGATGGCAGACAATGACCCATGGAGTGCTTTGAGCTACTATAACAAAGCCATAAAAAAGGATGACAGTGATGTTACACTGTTCTATCATCGGGCAATAGTGATGGGTACTGTCGGCAATGGATACATGGCCTTAAGGGATATTAACCACGTGATTTCTCAAAAGCCGGATTTCAACCAGGCCTATTTTAATAGAGGAATATTGCAAATGAGGGCGGGTAAATATGCAGAAGCCATTGAAGACTTTGATAGGGCAGAAGCACTTGCGTATGCCCCGGCCGACCTGTACGTCAGGCGAGCCGATTGTAAATCAAGCGTTGGGCTCAATAGCGCTGCCTGCACTGACTACAAAATAGCCTCAGATATGGATCCGAAGCACTACAAAAAGGTGTTTTTAGAAATGTGTGCAGTGTCTTCCAATTAG
- a CDS encoding cupin domain-containing protein, producing MNRNANYYIDQLNLASHPEGGYFKETYRSVEVTTTKAGQRSISTAIYFLLEAGNFSAFHRIKSDEAWHFYDGDPLSVYMIDQSGMLEEVRLGLDLSAGQKPQTVVPANCWFASRVSAGGKFSLVGCTVAPGFDFQDFEMAERNKLIQEYPQYQSIISSLTRI from the coding sequence ATGAACAGGAACGCTAATTATTACATAGACCAACTGAACCTCGCCTCTCATCCTGAGGGCGGATATTTTAAAGAGACATATAGAAGTGTTGAAGTCACCACCACCAAAGCTGGTCAAAGGAGCATTTCCACTGCCATTTACTTCCTGTTGGAAGCCGGCAACTTTTCTGCATTTCACCGCATAAAGTCAGATGAAGCGTGGCACTTTTACGATGGCGACCCGCTTTCCGTATACATGATTGATCAAAGTGGCATGCTTGAAGAGGTTCGCCTTGGCCTGGATCTTTCAGCAGGCCAAAAGCCTCAGACAGTCGTTCCTGCCAACTGCTGGTTTGCCTCCAGAGTGTCTGCTGGCGGAAAATTCTCCCTGGTAGGCTGCACAGTGGCACCGGGCTTTGACTTTCAAGACTTTGAAATGGCTGAAAGAAACAAACTGATTCAAGAATATCCCCAGTACCAATCAATCATTAGCTCCCTTACAAGGATTTAA
- a CDS encoding MarR family winged helix-turn-helix transcriptional regulator, with product MIEAEKAIGIVRDFNRFYTSVIGLLDKHILDSPYSLSEARVMFEINIVGSCTARHIKAETQMDEGYLSRIVDKLLKQGLLKKTRSDEDGRAFLLSLSPAGQREFTRLDKASHDDIALLLKKLSRKEIDLLSTQLQSIKSILAKTL from the coding sequence ATGATCGAAGCTGAAAAAGCAATAGGCATTGTTCGTGATTTCAACAGGTTTTACACCAGTGTCATTGGCCTGCTCGACAAGCACATACTTGATAGCCCCTATTCTTTGTCGGAGGCTCGGGTCATGTTCGAAATCAATATAGTCGGTAGCTGCACTGCCAGGCATATAAAAGCAGAAACGCAAATGGATGAGGGCTATCTGAGCAGGATAGTCGACAAGCTGTTGAAGCAGGGCCTTTTGAAGAAAACCAGGTCGGACGAAGACGGCAGAGCGTTTTTGCTTTCACTATCGCCAGCCGGGCAACGAGAGTTTACCAGGCTCGACAAAGCCTCACATGACGACATAGCGCTGTTACTGAAAAAACTGAGCCGAAAAGAAATTGACCTTCTTTCTACTCAGCTCCAAAGCATAAAATCAATTTTAGCGAAGACTTTATGA
- a CDS encoding GNAT family N-acetyltransferase, producing the protein MKAAITLESVTIRTELRPGDIGYVIYMHGDIYSKEYGYSLGFESYVAESFVEFYKQYDANLDRVWVCEHNEKIIGFLLLMHRGKAAQLRYFIMEKPYRGIGLGKKLMNLYMNELNSLGYESSYLLTVDELPAAASLYKRHGFRLTEEKPFSDFGKPLMEQKYELMLR; encoded by the coding sequence ATGAAAGCTGCCATCACCCTTGAAAGTGTGACCATACGAACTGAGCTGAGGCCAGGGGACATAGGATATGTGATCTACATGCACGGCGATATCTATTCGAAAGAGTATGGTTACAGTTTGGGTTTCGAATCTTATGTGGCCGAAAGTTTTGTAGAGTTCTACAAGCAATATGACGCCAACCTTGATCGGGTGTGGGTTTGTGAACACAACGAAAAAATCATAGGGTTTCTTCTGCTGATGCACCGGGGCAAAGCAGCCCAGCTTAGGTACTTCATAATGGAAAAGCCCTACCGGGGTATCGGACTGGGAAAGAAGCTAATGAATTTGTATATGAACGAACTGAACAGCCTCGGGTACGAATCGTCTTACCTTCTCACCGTGGACGAGCTTCCTGCGGCTGCCTCGTTGTACAAGCGGCATGGCTTTCGACTGACTGAGGAAAAGCCATTTTCGGATTTCGGCAAACCCCTGATGGAGCAGAAATATGAGCTTATGCTACGCTGA
- a CDS encoding DUF3500 domain-containing protein, whose product MKTHPKFYLSAMLLAFAIFTSSFRFHGFSAEIASLLLESANDKQKAKLLMAFDDTKRFDWAYVPPYQVARNGLPLKEMDDSQKDLVNQLLTMSLSEAGYKKVKMIMSLEEVLAELENNPKRDPEMYFVSIFGKPGGKEPWAWQFDGHHISLHFTVVNGEVSYTPRFLGSNPGEVKNGPKEGLRVLNREEDLAFELLNSLKGAQKQQAVFSGSTFNDIVSKTVAQVKPLDRAGIAYDQLTDQQKNMLWAIVDEYLAVMPEKEARARKSNILKEDVNLIMFGWAGSDKPGAPHYYRIQGLSFLIEFDNSQGNGNHIHTVWRDFDGDFGRDLIKEHYVKVKH is encoded by the coding sequence ATGAAAACCCACCCTAAGTTTTATCTGTCAGCTATGCTGCTGGCCTTTGCCATTTTCACTAGCTCGTTCAGGTTCCACGGTTTCAGTGCCGAAATAGCCAGCCTCTTGCTCGAGTCGGCGAACGACAAGCAGAAAGCCAAACTGCTCATGGCCTTCGACGATACCAAAAGATTTGATTGGGCGTATGTGCCTCCTTACCAGGTTGCCAGAAATGGGCTGCCGTTAAAAGAAATGGACGACAGTCAGAAAGACCTGGTGAATCAGCTATTAACTATGTCGCTCAGCGAAGCAGGCTACAAAAAGGTCAAAATGATCATGAGCCTGGAGGAAGTGCTGGCTGAGTTGGAAAACAACCCGAAGCGTGATCCGGAGATGTATTTCGTATCCATTTTCGGCAAGCCTGGAGGGAAAGAACCGTGGGCCTGGCAGTTCGACGGGCATCATATCTCTCTTCACTTCACAGTCGTAAATGGTGAGGTGTCTTACACACCAAGGTTTTTGGGATCTAACCCCGGTGAGGTGAAAAATGGCCCTAAGGAGGGCCTGCGGGTGCTTAACAGGGAAGAAGACCTGGCTTTCGAACTGTTGAATTCGCTGAAGGGAGCACAAAAGCAGCAAGCCGTTTTTAGTGGAAGCACTTTCAATGATATTGTGTCTAAGACTGTAGCGCAGGTAAAACCGCTTGACAGGGCAGGCATTGCCTATGATCAGCTTACGGATCAACAGAAAAATATGCTATGGGCAATCGTTGATGAATACCTGGCTGTGATGCCGGAAAAAGAAGCGAGGGCAAGAAAAAGCAACATACTGAAAGAAGACGTCAATCTCATTATGTTCGGGTGGGCAGGTAGCGATAAACCCGGTGCACCACATTATTACAGGATACAGGGGCTCTCTTTCCTGATTGAGTTTGATAACTCACAGGGTAACGGCAATCATATCCATACCGTTTGGCGAGATTTTGATGGTGACTTCGGGAGGGATTTGATCAAAGAGCACTATGTAAAGGTGAAGCACTAG
- a CDS encoding type II toxin-antitoxin system VapC family toxin, which translates to MKTLIDANVLVAVLNKEYPVFSNAARVLSLAGKQGFELYATPMSLAIAFYFSSKKSGAVQAKKKLAILKEHILTAVIDDNAVNSALTNKSIHDFEDGMQYYAALEVGCRCIVTEDRDDFYYSTIDVVSCEGFLKKYYFNT; encoded by the coding sequence GTGAAAACCCTGATAGATGCCAATGTATTGGTTGCGGTGCTCAATAAGGAATATCCAGTATTTTCCAATGCAGCGAGAGTGTTAAGTTTGGCGGGAAAGCAGGGTTTTGAATTGTATGCCACGCCGATGAGTCTCGCCATCGCTTTCTATTTTTCATCTAAGAAAAGTGGAGCAGTGCAAGCGAAGAAAAAGCTTGCCATTCTGAAAGAGCATATTCTCACGGCCGTTATTGATGATAACGCTGTTAATAGTGCTTTGACTAATAAAAGTATCCATGATTTTGAAGACGGCATGCAGTACTATGCTGCACTGGAAGTAGGGTGCCGGTGTATTGTGACTGAAGACAGAGATGATTTTTACTACTCCACGATAGATGTTGTGAGTTGTGAAGGGTTTTTAAAGAAGTATTATTTTAATACCTGA
- a CDS encoding DUF6364 family protein: protein MDAKITLSFDASVIASAKAFAEENNISLSRLTEYLYRQMTSRHYQSLEDLEVAKWVMMVADGQAEYKTSKPRKAAKKEYYESRKKK, encoded by the coding sequence ATGGACGCCAAGATCACTTTGAGTTTTGATGCAAGTGTTATTGCCTCAGCCAAAGCATTCGCCGAGGAGAATAATATTAGTCTGTCCAGGCTAACAGAATACCTCTACAGGCAAATGACATCCCGGCACTATCAGTCGCTCGAAGACCTGGAGGTAGCGAAGTGGGTGATGATGGTGGCAGATGGGCAGGCAGAATACAAAACTTCAAAGCCAAGAAAAGCGGCAAAAAAAGAGTACTACGAAAGCCGCAAAAAGAAGTGA